A single window of Zea mays cultivar B73 chromosome 10, Zm-B73-REFERENCE-NAM-5.0, whole genome shotgun sequence DNA harbors:
- the LOC100285275 gene encoding acid phosphatase/vanadium-dependent haloperoxidase related (The RefSeq protein has 1 substitution compared to this genomic sequence), with protein sequence METAASAARLVNYPLVAALLAFAVAQSSKFFTTWFKDGRWDARQFIASGGMPSSHSATVTALAVAVAIQEGFHSATFATALVFACVVMHDAFGVRLHAGKQAEVLNQIVYELPEEHPLSETKPLREILGHTVPQVVAGCILGVLMAAVMHLSLGSS encoded by the exons ATGGAGACGGCCGCCTCGGCAGCGCGCCTGGTGAACTACCCGCTCGTCGCGGCGCTTCTCGCGTTCGCCGTCGCGCAGTCCTCCAAGTTCTTCACCACCTG GTACAAAGATGGCCGGTGGGATGCCAGACAGTTTATAGCTTCTGGAGGGATGCCATCATCCCACTCAGCTACAGTGACAGCACTCGCAGTGGCTGTGGCGATACAAGAAGGCTTTCATAGTGCAACCTTTGCAACTGCACTAGTCTTTGCATGCGTG gttatgcatgatgcttttgGAGTTCGGTTACATGCCGGAAAGCAGGCAGAG GTGCTGAATCAAATTGTCTATGAGCTACCAGAAGAACACCCATTATCAGAGACAAAGCCATTGCGTGAAATCCTTGGACATACTGTTCCTCAG GTTGTGGCCGGTTGCATCCTTGGAGTTCTCATGGCTGCCGTTATGCACCTGTCTCTCGGGAGTTCTTAG